The Halarchaeum grantii nucleotide sequence GCCGCTCCATCGGGAACGTCGAGAACGGCATGGCCATCGGCGCGAACTGGATGAGCGCCGCGTCCTACCTCGGAATGGCCGCACTCATCGCGCTCTCCGGCTTCTACGGCCTCGCGTTCGTCGTCGGCTGGTCGGCGGGATACTTCATCCTCCTCATCTTCATGGCCGCCCAGATGCGGCGCTTCGGGAAGTACACCGCCCCGGACTTCGTCGGCGACCGCTTCAACTCCGACACCGCGCGCGCCATCGCCGCGGTCACGACGTTCCTCATCGGCTTCGTCTACGCCATCGGCCAAGCACGCGGCATGGGCCTCGTCGGCCTCTACATCTTCGGCGACATCGGCATCCCCGGTCTCTCGGGCTACCAGTCGATGGTCGTGTTGATGATGGCGATCACGGTGGGGTACCTGACCCTCTCCGGGATGCTCGGCGCGACGAAGAACATGGCCGTCCAGTACACCATCCTCATCGTCGCGTTCCTCGCCGGCCTCTACGCCGTCGGCTGGGTGAACGGCTACTCCACCGTCCTCCCGCACATCGAGTACGGGCAGATGTTCGCCGCGCTCGGCCGCGAGTTCAGCGAACCGTTCGTCAACGGCGGCTACTACCTCTGGATCGCCACCGCGTTCAGCCTCATCGTCGGCACCTGTGGCTTGCCACACGTCCTCGTGCGCTTCTACACCGTCGAGAGCGAGCGCACCGCGCGCTGGTCGACCGTCTGGGGGCTCGGCTTCATCTGCCTCCTCTACTTCAGCGCGCCCGCGTTCGCCGCCTTCGGCACCGACCTCTACGCGAACCAGATCGGACCCGTCTACGGTGACCCCGGCATGACGAGCGCCGCCGCCGACGTCATCGTCGTCCTCGCTGCGCAGCTCTCCGGGCTCCCGACGTGGTTCGTCGGCCTCGTCGCCGCCGGCGGCATCGCCGCCGCCATCGCGACGACCGCCGGCCTCTTCATCACCGGCTCGTCCGCCATCTCACACGACATCTACAAGCGCCTCATCAACCCGGACGCGAGCCAGCGCCAGCAGGTGCTCGTCGGGCGGCTCAGCATCGTCGCGCTCGGCGTAATCACCACGCTCGCCGCGCTCGACCCCGCCGCACCCATCGCCGCGCTCGTCTCGTACGCGTTCTCGCTCGCCGGCGCCGTCCTCTTCCCGATGTTCTTCCTCGGCCTCTGGTGGGAGAACACGAACCGGCAGGGCGCGCTCGCCGGCATGACGACCGGCCTCGTCATCTGGTTCATCCCGATGCTCAACGAGGTCCTGCCGTCCTACGGCCTCCTCGCCGGCGCCGCCGGCTCGGACGGCGTCATCTCGCCGCTGCTCGCGCAGTGGGTGCCCGCGATCGGCTCCGCGCTCGTCGCCGTCCCCATCGTCTTCGTGGTCACCATCGCCGTCTCGCTCGTGACGCCCGAACCCGACCTCGACACGAAGCGCCTCGTCAGGCAGTGTCACAGCCCCGAGCCAATGAACCGCCAGCAAGCCGCCGAAGACGTCGTGAGTGGTGACGACTGATGTACGAGCACATCCTCGTCCCCACGGACGGGAGCGACGTCGCGGAGGCCGCCGTCGAGCGCGCCATCGACCTCGCCGCGAAGTACGACGCGACCGTCCACGCGCTCTACGTCATCGACATCGACGCCACCACCCTCTCGCTCGGCACCGAGCAGGTTGACCGCCTCCGGCAGGGCAAACTCGACGAGATGCCCGAAGTGAAGGCGGAAGCCGAGGAGGCCACCGGCGTCGTCGCCGACGCCGCGCGCGACGCCGGCCTCGACGTCGAGGAACACATCCGCACCGGGTCGCCCGCGCGCGCCATCCGCAAGTTCGTCGACGAGAACGAGATCGACCTCATCGTGATGGGGAGCCACGGCCGGGCCGGGCTCTCGCGCACCCTCCTCGGGAGCGTCACCGAGAAGGTCCTGCGCCGCACCCGCGTCCCCGTGCTCGTCGTGGACATCGACGGCGAGGAGGCCGACGAATGAGCGCGCTCGACGCCGTCCGCGAGCACGTCATCGAACACCACGACGGGATGCTCTTCGACCTCGTCTTCGCCATCGCGTGGGTCGTCCTCGTCACCGTGCTCTTCCGCGGCCTCGGTGCGCCCGAGCCCGCGTACTACGTCGCGCTGGCCGGCGGCGTCGTCGCCTACTACGGCTTCACCTACTCGCTCAAACTCGCGCGCGAGAGCGCGTAGCGCGGCGCGCGTCGCGGCCCGCCTTCTTTTCGCACACCGACGCGCCCAAGCCGCACGCGCCCGTAGCGCCCGCCGATGGACCTCCGGTTCCTCGGCGGGGCGGACGCGATCGGCAAGAGCGCCCTGCTGGTCAACGACTCCCTCCTCATCGACTACGGGCTGGAGGGCGGGACGCCCGCGCGCACGCCGCTCGACGCCGACCCGGACGCCGTCGTCGTCTCGCACGGCCACCTCGACCACGTCGGCGCGGTGCCGAGCCTCCTCGCGGGCGGCCGTCGGCCCCCGATTCACTGGACGCCGCCCACCCGCGAACTCGCCGCGTTGCTCGCGCGCGACACGCTGAAGCTCCGCGAGAACCGGTACGACCGGCCGTTCACGCGCGCCGAAATCGCCGCGCTCGGCGAGGTCTCCGAACCGCACGGCTACGGCGAGCCCTTCGAGGCCGCCGGCCACGAGGTGACGTTCTTCGACGCCGGCCACATCCCCGGGAGCGCGCACGTCCTCGTGGACGACGGCGCCACGCGACTCCTCTACACGGGCGACTTCCACACTGGAGATCAACGCCTCCTCGCGGGGTCGAGCGCGCGGCCGGACGCGGACGTCGTCGTCTGCGAGAGCACGTACGCCGACGTGCGGCGCGGCAACCGCCGCGAGACCGAGGAGCGCTTCGCCCGCGCGCTCCGCGAGACCGTGCATCGCGGCGGGACCGCGGTCGTGCCGGCGTTCGCGGTGGGGCGCACGCAGGAGGCGATGCTCGTCTGCGACGCTTACGACATCGACTGCTACGTCGACGGCATGGGCGTCGAGGTGGCGAAGCGCCTCCGGCGCGTTGAGGGCTACCTCCGCGACCCCGACGCGTTCCGCTCGGCGATGCGCCACGCGCGCTTCGTCACCGGGCGTCGCGGGCAGAAGAAGCGCATCGCGGCGCAGAACACCGTCATAATCACGACGAGCGGGATGCTCACGGGCGGCCCGGCGATGACGTACGTCCCCGAGATCCGTGGGAACCCGACGAACCTCGTGGCGTTCGTCGGCCATCAGGTCGAGGGGACGCCGGGGCGCCGACTGCTCGAGGAGGGGCGTGCGGCCTTCGACGGGCGCGTCCTCCCGGTGGCGGCGCGCCGCGAGGCATTCGACTTCTCCGCGCACGCCGACCGCGACGGCCTCCGGGCGTTCCTCGAGGACTACCGGGACGCGCGCGTGCTGACGGTACACGGCGACGCGACGGACCGGTTCGCCGCCGAGTTACGCGAGGCGGGGTTCGACGCGAGCGCGCCGACGAACGGCGAGCGGACGACGGTCACCGAGTGACGCGGCGACGGCGTTGCGGGCGCAGACGTGACGGTCATCCATCACGACCGAAATGGGTTATTTTTGCTTGTATCGAGGGGCGGGGGTGGGCGTGTCCCTGAGTGAAGCGTCGTGGAGGGGCCGTGACGGTGCGACAGACCATCGAAAGGGAACGAACCAGCGTCGGCACCCCCGTCGCCGATAGTGGCAATACCATCCCCTAACCGGGAGCAAAGGCGGGTAGTGCGCTCGTAGGCGTGCTTATCCGGGTGGACGACGTACGGTGGAGCACATGGCAGAGACGAAAACTGACGCCGGTCGCGACGGGGACGATCATCTCGACGACGTCGAACCCGGGGCGGGGTGCACCGAGATCTGGGAGCACCTCAGCGAACGCCGCGCCGAGGAATAGACCTTTATATCGCTGGTGTTCTACCGCGTAGTATGAGTGACGGGCCGACAGAGCTACCGCCGACCGACCGGGAATCCCCGGTCGGCGCGCCCGTCATCCGGGGCGACGAGCGCGTCGCGGGCGAGCGCGCGAAGGAGGCGGTCGAGTTCGATCCCGAGGACCCCGAGAGCGTCCGCGACGCCGCGGAAACCGTCAACGCGTTCGCGCACGGCGAACTCGGTGACGACCGCTTCTACATGCTCCGGGGCGCCGCCGCCTGCGCCGCGCTCGTCCGCGCCGAGGGGTCGTACAAGGCCGCCGCCGAGCGGGCGGGCGACGGCGTCACCGTCTCCTTCATCCGCAAGTGGGCGCGCGTCCACGACCTCCCGCGCCCCGTCCGCCGGCACGTCGCCGTCGGCCACATCCCACCGACCGCCGCGAAACACATCGCGCGCGTCGGCGGCGAGGCGCGCTACCAGCTCGCGTTCGCCGTCATCGACAACCACCTCACCGTCCGCGAGGTCCGCGCGATCGCGAGCGAGGTGAACGACGGCCGGTCCATCGAGGAGGCGCTCCGGGAGCGCGGTGTCACGCCCGGCGAACTCACCGTCACCCTCCCGCTCGACACCTACCGCGACCTCCGCCGCCGCGCCGCCCTCGAGGACGCCGGACCCGGGCGTATCGTCACCGACGCCCTCGACGCCTACCTCGAGTGAGGCGAGTAGTAAACGTTTAACCGCGCGCCCACCAGATATCGCACGAGGGCCGATAGCTCAGTTTGGCAGAGCGTCTGGCTTTTAACCAGACGGTCGCGTGTTCAAATCGCGCTCGGCCCGTCCAACGAATCGCGTAGCGACGAGTGAACCGGCACGACGCGATTTTGAGCCAGTCAGTCGGAGCGTCGAGCGGCAGGAGACGACCGTCTGACGCTGTTCAAATCGCGCTCGGCCCGCTTCTGCTATGAGCAACGTCGAGCAGCGCAGCGACCGGGTTGAGCACACGACGGCGCGTCCCCGCGTCGTCGCGCTTCCGGTAGCGTTAGGGGGACGCCGGCCCACGAACCGACCATGAACAGCGTTCTCTCCGGGTACGACACGCTCGA carries:
- a CDS encoding sodium:solute symporter family transporter, whose product is MIDALVLQAGLLPEGLNVSFKLLPAILVTVMLASFLVIGYMFKVADTESMWVAGRSIGNVENGMAIGANWMSAASYLGMAALIALSGFYGLAFVVGWSAGYFILLIFMAAQMRRFGKYTAPDFVGDRFNSDTARAIAAVTTFLIGFVYAIGQARGMGLVGLYIFGDIGIPGLSGYQSMVVLMMAITVGYLTLSGMLGATKNMAVQYTILIVAFLAGLYAVGWVNGYSTVLPHIEYGQMFAALGREFSEPFVNGGYYLWIATAFSLIVGTCGLPHVLVRFYTVESERTARWSTVWGLGFICLLYFSAPAFAAFGTDLYANQIGPVYGDPGMTSAAADVIVVLAAQLSGLPTWFVGLVAAGGIAAAIATTAGLFITGSSAISHDIYKRLINPDASQRQQVLVGRLSIVALGVITTLAALDPAAPIAALVSYAFSLAGAVLFPMFFLGLWWENTNRQGALAGMTTGLVIWFIPMLNEVLPSYGLLAGAAGSDGVISPLLAQWVPAIGSALVAVPIVFVVTIAVSLVTPEPDLDTKRLVRQCHSPEPMNRQQAAEDVVSGDD
- a CDS encoding universal stress protein is translated as MYEHILVPTDGSDVAEAAVERAIDLAAKYDATVHALYVIDIDATTLSLGTEQVDRLRQGKLDEMPEVKAEAEEATGVVADAARDAGLDVEEHIRTGSPARAIRKFVDENEIDLIVMGSHGRAGLSRTLLGSVTEKVLRRTRVPVLVVDIDGEEADE
- a CDS encoding MBL fold metallo-hydrolase; its protein translation is MDLRFLGGADAIGKSALLVNDSLLIDYGLEGGTPARTPLDADPDAVVVSHGHLDHVGAVPSLLAGGRRPPIHWTPPTRELAALLARDTLKLRENRYDRPFTRAEIAALGEVSEPHGYGEPFEAAGHEVTFFDAGHIPGSAHVLVDDGATRLLYTGDFHTGDQRLLAGSSARPDADVVVCESTYADVRRGNRRETEERFARALRETVHRGGTAVVPAFAVGRTQEAMLVCDAYDIDCYVDGMGVEVAKRLRRVEGYLRDPDAFRSAMRHARFVTGRRGQKKRIAAQNTVIITTSGMLTGGPAMTYVPEIRGNPTNLVAFVGHQVEGTPGRRLLEEGRAAFDGRVLPVAARREAFDFSAHADRDGLRAFLEDYRDARVLTVHGDATDRFAAELREAGFDASAPTNGERTTVTE
- a CDS encoding DUF7119 family protein, which translates into the protein MSDGPTELPPTDRESPVGAPVIRGDERVAGERAKEAVEFDPEDPESVRDAAETVNAFAHGELGDDRFYMLRGAAACAALVRAEGSYKAAAERAGDGVTVSFIRKWARVHDLPRPVRRHVAVGHIPPTAAKHIARVGGEARYQLAFAVIDNHLTVREVRAIASEVNDGRSIEEALRERGVTPGELTVTLPLDTYRDLRRRAALEDAGPGRIVTDALDAYLE